The stretch of DNA TCAATAAATAGAATCTGACTCATCTAAAAcaagtaatttattttaaagcaTTAGTGAGAATCTTAGTCTTTGATTAACAAATTAAAGGTAGATGTTATATGTACTCCATTCTCCATATCATGCGCAATTTATGGGttgttaaaataataacaattaaaaacccAAGTTCAATTTTTAGTTAGAACAATTATTGGTCAGATTTCATAACCTCGTGACTGAAACCTGGATTATCAGGGGCCACTTCCTCTGAGAACCGGAAGGTTaataaccaaaaataataataaccatTGATTTCTCCGCTTTACAATCACTTTAGACGATCTATATTCCGTCTCTTGTAAATattaactcagttgataagaATATTATACGTAATATGTAGAGCTCatttggttttaaaaatgtaaaactCGTCCTGTAAGCTTACCTCAGTTGGTAGTAATATCGCATTATATGTGCAGAGTTAGGGCtcgaaccccggacactccacttattcacctttatgGTCCGTTTGGTCTATGAAAAGAAAGTGGGAGAAAAAACATTACGCAAACCAATGCATAACTTGGACTAAAGGTCCGTTTAGTTTTATGGAAATAAAAtaagaggaaagaaaattacgcaaactaatgcatgaatttagacTAACTTTAATCCAAATTCATGCATTGAtttgcgtaatttttttttctcactttctttccataGAACCAAACGAACCCTTAAACTAGAATTTTTAGTCACTAACCTAGttgaaaaaaatcttaaaacacCGAACATCAGACAAACTGACAAATACAACATAAATTCCAATAAATATTTCACACATATATTATGTGAAATTCAAATCTACAACAAATGACAGCAAGGacatgtaaaatgacataaatggTGTTTCAAATTGAATATGGACAAGTTGCAATAGAGAATGAATTATGAATCTGTCTGTCCCTCTTAAGCCATTATGTCTGTGCTATGTCCACAACACAAAACTGCATATAACCTGCGTCTGATGATGTAAACGAGGTTATCACTTTTCATATCATATGTACTATCATCATctcttcttcttgtttttttctcCATGATTTCAGGGCCCTAACTTCAtattctcttctttctttttccccTTAAAAATCTCTTTTTTCCCTTTTCAAATCCAAtaaaattctctttttttttttttcaacccATTTGGAATTTTGGATACTACACTTTATCAAAGGTAAGATAACATaacattcattcaattttgttttctggGTCTGAttgatttttctatttcatcATGCAATTATctaaaatttcaattgaatcTTTTGGGGCAATAAAaaggtttcattttttttatgggtttgtCTTATTTTCATTGAAAGTTAAGATTTTTTTATGGTATGGATTGACTTGGCTTTTGGGATTCTCACTAttgttgttttgtgttttttgtgCGTCACTGTTTTCTGCACCATTCAATCTTGATTTCATTGGTAACAGTAAAAGCAAAAAGGTTCTTTCTTGTTGAAAAGGGTCTTACTTTAAAGTCAgtgaaagaaaaattatttctagcttgtgatttgttttttattggtCTTTGAGAATCTTATGCAAACCTTTTTGTTTGATTGCTTGGTAGATAGAAGAAAGAATAGGGTAAAAGCATGTTGTTGTGGATTTTACTTTCAACTTTTTgattttgcttttttatttctGCTATAATCAGATAGATCAAGCATCTTATTTTGTTagtttctttataatttttgtatacttttttcttgcttttattttcttattgatGATCATGATTTATtgtttgttaattgttattatgattatttttttgtaggATTATTTGTTGATTGAATTGTAAGTGTAATTGAAAAATGGAAGGTGATATATTTGGAGAATTAGGTGATACAAGTCAAGTAGATAGTAGAGTTTTACAGGTATTTCAGAAGAGTTTAGTGCAAGCACAAGATATTTTGAATCAAAATCGGCTTTTAATCAACGAGATTAACCAAAATCATGAGTCTAGGATGCCGGATAATCTGAGCAGAAATGTTGGGTTGATTAGAGAGCTTAATAGTAATATCAGAAGGGTGGTTGATCTTTATGCCGATCTTTCGAGTTCTTTTACCAAGTCGCAGGAAGCTTCGTCTGAAGGAGACTCAAGTGGAACTCTCAAATCTGATGGAAAAGTTAACCAGAAGAGAATTAGATCCAGTTAACATGTTGAATTTGAGGTTTCATATGAGTCAGTGAAGTGAAGAAGTTGGTTTATTCTGATGCTACAATGAATGAACTTTTCTGGTGAGATTATGTGTAACCTCTCCCAGGTTTCTCCTGTGCCATGTCCTTCCATATATATTCGTTTTATGTTTGTATAAACGATCAATTTAGTTCCTAAAATATCGCCCTCTCTTtgc from Trifolium pratense cultivar HEN17-A07 linkage group LG5, ARS_RC_1.1, whole genome shotgun sequence encodes:
- the LOC123883102 gene encoding protein ELF4-LIKE 4; the protein is MEGDIFGELGDTSQVDSRVLQVFQKSLVQAQDILNQNRLLINEINQNHESRMPDNLSRNVGLIRELNSNIRRVVDLYADLSSSFTKSQEASSEGDSSGTLKSDGKVNQKRIRSS